One Defluviimonas aquaemixtae DNA segment encodes these proteins:
- a CDS encoding recombinase family protein, producing MKAALYARYSSDNQRDASIEDQLRICRARAEREGWTIIDSYTDRAISGASLLRPGVQELISDALKGRFDVILAESLDRLSRDQEDIAGLYKRMRFAGVSIVTLSEGEVSELHIGLKGTMGALFLKDLADKTRRGLRGRVEKGRSGGGLCFGYDVVRTADPDDRGEREINPAEANVVRRIFREYLSGQSSRTIAMTLNREGISGPQGKEWGPSTIHGNPKRGTGILNNELYIGRLVWNRLRYMKDPDTGKRVSRPNPESEWVVQEVPDLRIVDQDLWDAVKKRQKSLSFDTSPTGSNPMNDRRRPKHLFAGLIKCGCCGGGYSLISKDLLGCAASRNKGTCDNRLNIRRDALEASILNGLRKHLMSPELFNEFCAEFTREVNRLRVERGADLAGWRSELEKVDRELDKMVDAILQGFPPAKLKDKAEKLEARKSQLSELLDNADEPPPLLHPNMARMYQDRIAKLCENLQSEENRGAAVDVLRSLVDEITLVPEDGELSIVLRGDLGAILRFAAGKQNPDFLSEAEALDNLLSQKSLVAGGRSRRSRRAAVPKAKTSAAGPAEASQVSLVAGVGFEPTTFRL from the coding sequence ATGAAGGCAGCGCTTTACGCTCGGTATTCATCTGACAACCAACGTGATGCGTCGATCGAGGACCAGCTGCGCATCTGCCGTGCACGCGCGGAGCGGGAAGGCTGGACGATCATCGACAGCTACACGGATCGCGCGATTTCCGGGGCGTCCCTGCTTCGGCCCGGCGTTCAGGAACTGATCTCGGATGCGCTGAAGGGGCGTTTCGACGTGATCCTCGCGGAGTCGCTGGATCGTCTCTCTCGGGACCAGGAGGACATCGCCGGGCTCTACAAGCGGATGCGCTTTGCAGGTGTGAGTATCGTGACGCTGTCCGAAGGTGAGGTCAGCGAATTGCACATCGGTCTCAAGGGAACGATGGGCGCACTCTTCCTTAAGGATTTGGCTGACAAGACCAGGCGCGGTCTTCGCGGGCGCGTCGAGAAGGGTCGCTCTGGTGGTGGGCTTTGTTTTGGGTATGACGTCGTTCGCACGGCGGATCCGGACGATCGGGGCGAGCGGGAGATCAACCCAGCCGAAGCAAACGTCGTTCGGCGCATCTTCCGGGAATACTTGTCCGGACAATCATCGCGGACGATAGCGATGACCTTGAACCGGGAGGGCATTTCCGGACCACAGGGCAAGGAGTGGGGGCCCTCCACGATTCACGGCAACCCGAAACGAGGGACAGGGATTCTCAACAATGAGCTCTACATCGGTAGGCTCGTCTGGAACCGTCTGCGATACATGAAGGATCCAGACACCGGTAAGCGCGTCTCCCGCCCGAACCCGGAAAGTGAGTGGGTTGTCCAGGAGGTCCCGGACCTTCGGATTGTGGACCAAGATCTCTGGGACGCGGTGAAGAAAAGGCAAAAGAGCCTTTCGTTTGATACGTCACCGACAGGCAGTAATCCGATGAACGATAGACGGCGGCCGAAGCACCTTTTCGCCGGCCTTATCAAGTGCGGTTGCTGTGGTGGTGGGTACTCCCTGATCTCGAAAGACCTGCTTGGCTGCGCAGCGTCGCGGAACAAGGGCACATGCGATAACCGTCTGAACATCCGTCGGGATGCCTTGGAGGCGTCGATCTTGAATGGCCTTCGGAAGCATCTCATGTCGCCAGAACTCTTCAATGAGTTCTGCGCGGAGTTCACCCGGGAAGTAAATCGGCTCCGGGTCGAGCGCGGGGCGGACCTGGCCGGCTGGAGAAGCGAACTCGAGAAGGTTGACCGAGAGCTCGACAAGATGGTCGACGCCATTCTTCAGGGCTTCCCGCCTGCAAAGCTCAAAGACAAGGCCGAGAAGCTGGAGGCGAGGAAGTCGCAGTTGAGCGAGCTTCTGGACAATGCCGATGAGCCGCCGCCATTGCTGCACCCGAACATGGCACGGATGTATCAGGATCGCATCGCGAAGCTCTGCGAGAACCTGCAATCCGAGGAAAATCGTGGCGCCGCCGTCGACGTGCTTCGGTCACTGGTCGATGAGATCACCCTCGTGCCCGAGGACGGCGAACTCTCCATCGTCCTTCGCGGCGACCTGGGGGCGATTCTCCGCTTTGCAGCAGGAAAGCAAAACCCCGACTTCCTTTCGGAGGCCGAGGCTTTGGACAACCTGCTTTCGCAGAAATCGT